In one window of Posidoniimonas corsicana DNA:
- the metG gene encoding methionine--tRNA ligase — MPPRRILVTAALPYANGQIHIGHLVEYLQTDIWVRFQQLRGNNCKYFCADDTHGTAIMIRARQEGRSEEDLIADMQRQHEADFAEFQIAFDNYGSTNSPENRELCGEIWSKIVTADLVSERDVEQPYDPVEETFLADRFVRGGCPNCGAADQYGDHCEKCLANYQPTELVEPKSVLSGATPELRTAPHKFVVLEKLRSFLEGWVDESDALQPEIANYLKGHFLYAKDETTGEVAPLRDWDVTRPRKYFGFEIPDFPENYWYVWFDAPIGYIASTKQWCDKHGEKLDDWWKSDDCEVHHFIGKDITYFHTLFWPGMLKTAGFSLPTKVHIHGFLTVNGEKMSKSKGTFITARSYANHLDPSYLRYFYASKLSSRVDDIDLSLDEFIAKVDTDLVGKVVNLASRSAKFVQQTGLSKEYPDDGGLFAAAAAAGEEIAAAYEACDYSRAMRLIMALADKANPYVEEHKPWELRKDELQAQRLQDVCTVALNLFRQIVVYLTPVLPKIAEQAGALLNEEITNWDQAQTPLVGAPVAKFKHMMTRVDPVKVNAMIEENKVDPSEDETVAMPAPAEFDESDTWQDSGDCLEAEPLADECNFDDFMKVDLRVARVVSAEQVEEARKLLKLKLSLGGGQYRQVFAGIKAAYDPEKLVGRLVVMVANLAPRKMKFGLSEGMVVASGPGGEEVFVLSPDEGAKAGQRVH, encoded by the coding sequence ATGCCACCGCGTCGAATCCTGGTTACCGCAGCCCTGCCGTACGCCAACGGCCAGATCCATATCGGGCACCTGGTGGAATACCTGCAGACCGACATCTGGGTCCGGTTCCAGCAGCTGCGTGGTAACAATTGCAAGTACTTCTGCGCCGACGACACCCACGGCACCGCGATCATGATCCGCGCCCGGCAGGAGGGCCGCAGCGAGGAAGATCTGATCGCGGACATGCAGCGCCAGCACGAGGCGGACTTCGCCGAGTTCCAGATCGCCTTCGACAACTACGGCAGCACCAACAGCCCGGAGAACCGGGAGCTGTGCGGCGAGATCTGGTCCAAGATAGTCACAGCCGACTTGGTCTCTGAACGTGATGTCGAGCAGCCCTACGATCCAGTGGAAGAGACTTTCCTGGCGGATCGGTTCGTCCGCGGCGGCTGCCCCAACTGCGGCGCCGCTGATCAGTACGGTGACCACTGCGAGAAGTGTCTGGCCAACTACCAGCCGACAGAGTTAGTCGAACCTAAGAGCGTGTTGTCCGGCGCCACGCCCGAGCTGCGGACCGCGCCGCACAAATTTGTCGTACTAGAGAAGCTGCGGAGTTTCCTGGAAGGTTGGGTAGACGAGTCGGACGCCTTACAGCCTGAGATCGCCAACTACCTTAAGGGCCACTTCCTCTACGCCAAGGACGAGACTACCGGCGAGGTCGCGCCGTTGCGAGACTGGGATGTAACACGACCTCGGAAGTACTTCGGCTTTGAGATTCCGGACTTCCCTGAGAACTACTGGTACGTCTGGTTCGACGCGCCGATCGGCTACATCGCCAGCACCAAGCAGTGGTGCGACAAACACGGCGAGAAGCTGGACGACTGGTGGAAGTCCGACGACTGCGAGGTGCACCACTTCATCGGCAAGGACATCACCTACTTCCACACGCTGTTCTGGCCCGGCATGCTCAAGACCGCCGGCTTCAGCCTGCCCACCAAGGTGCACATCCACGGCTTCCTGACCGTGAACGGCGAGAAGATGTCCAAGAGCAAGGGCACCTTCATCACCGCCCGCAGCTACGCGAACCACCTGGACCCGTCTTACCTGCGGTACTTCTACGCATCAAAGCTGTCCAGCCGCGTCGACGACATCGACCTCTCGCTTGACGAGTTTATCGCCAAGGTCGACACCGACCTGGTCGGCAAGGTAGTGAACCTGGCCAGCCGCAGCGCCAAGTTCGTGCAACAGACGGGCCTCTCCAAGGAGTACCCCGACGACGGCGGGCTGTTTGCCGCAGCGGCGGCCGCCGGTGAAGAGATCGCCGCCGCCTACGAGGCGTGCGACTACAGCCGCGCGATGCGGCTGATCATGGCGCTGGCCGACAAGGCGAACCCCTACGTCGAAGAGCACAAGCCCTGGGAGCTCCGCAAGGACGAGTTGCAGGCCCAGCGGCTGCAGGACGTGTGCACTGTGGCGCTCAACCTGTTCCGGCAGATCGTCGTCTACCTGACGCCGGTGCTGCCGAAGATCGCCGAACAAGCCGGCGCCCTCCTCAACGAGGAGATCACCAACTGGGACCAGGCCCAGACCCCGCTGGTTGGCGCCCCGGTGGCCAAGTTCAAACACATGATGACCCGAGTCGACCCCGTCAAGGTAAACGCGATGATCGAAGAGAACAAAGTGGACCCGTCCGAAGATGAAACTGTCGCGATGCCCGCGCCCGCCGAGTTCGACGAGTCCGACACCTGGCAAGACTCGGGCGACTGCCTGGAGGCCGAGCCGCTGGCCGACGAGTGCAACTTCGACGACTTCATGAAGGTCGACCTGCGGGTCGCCCGCGTGGTCTCAGCCGAGCAGGTCGAGGAAGCCCGCAAGCTGCTGAAGCTGAAGCTCAGCCTCGGCGGCGGGCAGTACCGGCAGGTGTTCGCCGGCATCAAGGCCGCGTACGACCCGGAGAAGCTGGTCGGCCGCCTGGTGGTGATGGTGGCCAACCTTGCGCCCCGCAAGATGAAGTTCGGCCTGTCCGAGGGCATGGTGGTCGCCAGCGGCCCCGGCGGCGAAGAGGTGTTCGTGCTCTCGCCCGACGAAGGCGCCAAGGCCGGGCAGCGGGTGCACTAG
- a CDS encoding trypsin-like peptidase domain-containing protein has translation MVHATPRAALILLTLLPASLAAAPQVKLLDFSLATCGPCRQMDPVVARLEAEGFHVDRIDGGRSPQIAAKYGVNQYPTFVVVANGREVKRVVGITPYQALRNMLVAAAPRPAAPAGRTVPAGRQATFVASAQQPAAVLQAASNNAPPIDVPGANPTVKAPAPSASADTLLNATVRLTVKDASGQSFGTGTIVDARSGEALVLTCAHLFRGADKRPIDNPAAVTVEFYQASGGQPRVVESAPLYSILSCNFENDVALVCVRPTGQLSPARIAANANGLRQGDPVLSSGCDHGADPTVRTGVVNAINRYQGWGNVCASGAPAVGRSGGGLFNARGEVVGVCNNADYQDDEGIYASLAEVHAELDRLQLSAIYRGGPLPTLAADDRPAPPTQPAAPAAFLADQEPMAPLADATVRAQGRDSTDTIAGLSPSERAAMQEIVQHASESEVVCVIRPKSGQGRSQVVTLENVSPEFVRALLAAYHSQPSKVGAPL, from the coding sequence ATGGTCCATGCGACTCCCCGCGCTGCGCTTATCCTTCTCACTCTGCTGCCCGCGTCGCTCGCGGCTGCCCCGCAGGTGAAGCTGCTCGACTTCTCGCTGGCCACCTGCGGCCCCTGCCGGCAGATGGACCCGGTAGTGGCGCGGCTCGAGGCCGAGGGGTTCCACGTCGATCGCATCGACGGCGGCCGCTCGCCGCAGATCGCCGCGAAGTACGGCGTCAACCAGTACCCGACCTTCGTCGTCGTGGCGAACGGCCGTGAAGTGAAGCGGGTGGTCGGCATCACCCCGTACCAGGCATTGCGGAACATGCTGGTGGCGGCCGCCCCGCGACCGGCTGCCCCGGCCGGCCGGACCGTCCCCGCCGGCCGGCAAGCGACCTTTGTAGCGTCGGCGCAGCAGCCCGCGGCGGTGCTGCAGGCCGCCAGCAACAACGCGCCGCCGATTGACGTGCCGGGCGCCAATCCGACGGTCAAGGCGCCCGCCCCGTCGGCTAGTGCAGACACGCTGCTCAACGCCACGGTTCGCCTGACGGTCAAGGACGCCAGCGGCCAGAGCTTCGGCACGGGCACCATCGTCGACGCCCGCTCGGGCGAGGCGCTCGTGCTGACCTGCGCCCACCTGTTTCGCGGCGCCGACAAGCGGCCGATCGACAACCCGGCCGCTGTCACGGTCGAGTTCTACCAGGCCTCCGGGGGCCAGCCGCGCGTTGTCGAGAGCGCGCCGCTGTACTCCATCCTGAGCTGTAACTTCGAGAACGATGTCGCCCTGGTCTGCGTGCGGCCCACGGGTCAGCTCTCGCCGGCGCGGATCGCCGCCAACGCCAACGGCCTCCGCCAAGGTGACCCGGTGCTGAGCAGCGGGTGCGATCACGGCGCCGATCCGACCGTCCGCACCGGCGTGGTGAACGCCATCAACCGCTACCAGGGCTGGGGCAATGTCTGCGCCAGCGGCGCGCCGGCGGTCGGACGCAGCGGCGGCGGCTTGTTCAACGCACGCGGCGAGGTGGTGGGCGTCTGCAACAATGCGGACTACCAGGACGACGAAGGCATCTACGCCTCTTTGGCAGAGGTGCACGCCGAGCTAGATCGGCTACAGCTATCGGCGATCTACCGTGGCGGGCCCTTGCCTACCCTGGCCGCTGACGACCGCCCTGCCCCGCCGACCCAACCTGCGGCGCCGGCCGCGTTCCTAGCGGACCAGGAGCCGATGGCGCCGCTGGCCGACGCGACCGTCCGCGCCCAGGGCCGTGACTCGACCGACACGATCGCGGGCCTGTCGCCGAGCGAGCGGGCCGCTATGCAAGAGATCGTGCAGCACGCCAGCGAATCGGAAGTGGTGTGCGTTATCCGCCCGAAATCGGGTCAGGGCCGCAGCCAAGTAGTGACGCTCGAGAACGTCTCGCCCGAGTTTGTCCGGGCGTTGTTGGCCGCGTACCACTCGCAACCGAGCAAGGTCGGCGCTCCCCTCTAG
- a CDS encoding RidA family protein: MSAEAKLASLGLELPPAPKAMGLYKPVLTVDGLAYTSGHGPLSPSGELTKGRVGADLDTQQGYAAARQTGLAMLATLRAAYGSLDRVDRLVKTFGLVCCTPEYTDHPAVINGFSELMREVFGEDAGVAARSAIGAPSLPAGMAVEIEAVFALKSE; encoded by the coding sequence ATGAGTGCTGAAGCGAAGCTTGCCTCCCTCGGTTTGGAGCTGCCCCCCGCCCCCAAGGCCATGGGCCTGTACAAGCCGGTCCTGACCGTGGACGGGCTCGCGTACACATCGGGGCACGGGCCGCTCTCGCCGTCCGGCGAGCTGACCAAGGGCCGCGTCGGCGCCGACCTGGACACGCAACAGGGGTACGCCGCGGCCCGTCAGACCGGGCTGGCGATGCTGGCGACCCTGCGGGCTGCCTACGGCAGCCTGGACCGTGTCGACCGGCTCGTGAAGACGTTCGGCCTGGTCTGCTGCACGCCGGAGTACACCGACCACCCCGCAGTGATCAACGGCTTCAGTGAGCTGATGCGGGAGGTGTTCGGCGAGGACGCCGGGGTCGCCGCCCGCAGCGCCATCGGTGCCCCATCGCTCCCGGCGGGCATGGCGGTCGAGATCGAGGCGGTGTTCGCGCTCAAGAGCGAGTAG
- the hisI gene encoding phosphoribosyl-AMP cyclohydrolase encodes MTEPAFQDEQTLLPAVAQDAETGQVLMLAFMNREAYQETLRTGRAVYYSRSKQRLWRKGEQSGNEQVVKQVLIDCDADAIVLRVEQLGGAACHTGHQSCFYREVTDQGLRVVGQRVFDPSQVYGPPQA; translated from the coding sequence ATGACCGAGCCCGCTTTCCAGGACGAACAGACGCTGCTACCCGCGGTGGCGCAGGACGCCGAGACCGGCCAGGTGCTGATGCTGGCGTTCATGAACCGCGAGGCGTACCAGGAGACCCTCCGCACCGGCCGCGCTGTCTACTACAGCCGCAGCAAGCAACGGCTGTGGCGCAAGGGGGAACAGAGCGGCAACGAGCAGGTCGTTAAGCAGGTGCTGATCGACTGCGACGCGGACGCCATCGTCCTGCGGGTCGAGCAGCTGGGGGGCGCCGCCTGCCACACCGGCCACCAGAGCTGCTTCTACCGGGAGGTCACCGACCAGGGCCTGCGGGTGGTGGGTCAACGCGTGTTCGACCCCAGCCAGGTGTACGGACCGCCCCAAGCCTAA
- a CDS encoding glycosyltransferase family 2 protein — translation MDTSLTIVLPVHNAEAHLRRNVSRVLEVAAELTPRFELLVVDDGSTDDTFEIASELAAEYPQLAVVRSGLRKGLGGTLRDVKRRASGRVVIVHDGVSTINANELRTLYLGADDEVSVEDLRRPAIAHKAMVAAHSRLRGFQVIDPSEVESSQPAAPRPARARRAATEPQPGVGQIPPLPKPNFLGAMGDFARGE, via the coding sequence GTGGATACCTCACTGACCATCGTCCTGCCCGTCCACAACGCCGAGGCGCACCTCCGCCGCAACGTGAGCAGGGTGCTGGAGGTCGCGGCCGAACTGACCCCGCGGTTCGAGCTGCTGGTGGTTGACGACGGCTCCACCGACGACACCTTCGAGATCGCCAGCGAGCTGGCGGCCGAGTACCCACAGCTGGCGGTCGTGCGCAGCGGCCTGCGGAAAGGCCTGGGCGGCACGCTGCGTGACGTGAAGCGTCGGGCGTCGGGCCGGGTGGTGATCGTGCACGATGGCGTGTCGACCATCAACGCCAACGAGCTCCGCACGCTCTACCTGGGCGCCGATGACGAGGTGAGCGTCGAGGACCTCCGCCGCCCCGCTATCGCGCACAAGGCGATGGTGGCCGCGCACAGCCGGCTGCGTGGCTTCCAGGTGATCGACCCCTCCGAGGTCGAGTCCTCTCAGCCGGCCGCTCCCCGACCTGCGCGAGCCCGCCGCGCCGCGACCGAGCCGCAGCCCGGCGTGGGCCAGATCCCCCCGCTCCCAAAGCCGAACTTCTTGGGCGCGATGGGCGATTTCGCTCGGGGCGAGTGA